The sequence below is a genomic window from Corythoichthys intestinalis isolate RoL2023-P3 chromosome 17, ASM3026506v1, whole genome shotgun sequence.
taaagcgatccagggatagaaagacttgtagttcttaaatgtcagtacaagttatagaaatgttatattaaaacccctcttaatgttttcgttttactaaaattgtgtaaaattttcaatcaaaaaataaactagtagtccgccattgttgatgccaataattacttacacaatgctcgtgggtgctgaagcctgtaaaatcagtcgcacccaagcgccagcagagggcggcaaaactccataaaacacaacacgtgggcatttcactgtactgtcatttaaatctgtctgagcggggcatttgtgcgttaattgcgtcaaatgttttaacgtgattaatttaaaaaatgaattaccgcccgttaacgtgataattttgacagccttaataataatgtaacgaattgggtgtgcatacgcaatagtcccatcgcaggatgtgcgattttttttttttttttttaatgtaaactttagttaccaagcttaacgatgattaacacatttgtgcctttgatagtAGAGCTACTGAACAGtccctggccagatcaaagctacaaacctgtcaatcatcgttaactaagTATCAAACACCAGTTGCACTGGTGacccaagaaaaacagtttggtcgcactgcttagcattaagcagaaaaacataaaacccgatccttttcacttgattctgatcctctgaaaattgGCGCGATCGACCCGATTTCAGATCatgtgattggatcgggacaaTTCTCCAATGAATACAACGTGGTCatagtgagtcatccaaagtcttcaagtcgtctggagaaaattctttgttttaatatcgcattatacagtggggcaaataagtatttagtcaaccaccgattgtgcaagttctcctacttgaaaagattagagaggcctgtaattgtcaacatgggtaaacctcaaccatgagagagagaatgtggaagaaagaaaaaaagaaaatcacattgtttgattttttaagaatttatttccaaattacagtggaaaataagtatttggtctcctacaaacaagcaagatttctggctgtcaaagaggtctaacgtcttctcacgaggtctaacgaggctccactcgttacctgtatgaatggcacctgttttaactcattatcggtataagagACTCCTGTCCACCCACTCAGTCagttacactccaaactccactatggccaagaccaaagagctgtcgaaggacaccagagacaaaattgtagacctgcaccaggctacgaagactgaatctgcaataggtaaaacgcttggtgtaaagaaatcaactgtgggagcaattattggaaaatggaagacatacaagaccactgataatctccctcgatctggggttccatgcaagatctcaccccgtggcgtcaaaatgataagaactgtgagcaaaaatcccagaaccacatgggggggacatagtgaatcacctacagagagctgcgaccacagtaacaaaggctactatcagtaacacaatgcgccgccagggactcaaatcctgcactgccagacgtgtccccctgctgagccagtacacgtccaggcccgtctgcggttcgctagagagcatttggatgatccagaagaggactgggagaatgagttatggtcagatgaaaccaaagtagaactttttggtagaaacacaggttatcgtgtttggaggagaaagaatactgaattgcatccgaagaacaccatacccactgtgaagcatgggggtggaaaaaatcatgctttggggctgtttttctgcaaagggaccaggacgactgatctgtgtaaaggaaagaatgaatggggccatgtattcagagattttgagtgaaaatctccttccatcagcaagggcattgaagatgagatgtggctgggtctttcagcatgacaatgatccgaaacacacagccaggggaacaaaggagcggcttcgtaagaagcacttcaaggtcctggagtggcctagccagtctccagatctcaaccccgtagaaaatctgtggagggagttgaaagtccgtgttgcccaacaacagccccaaaacatcactgctctagaggaggtctgcatggaggaatgggccaaaataccagcaacagtgtgtgaaaagcttgtgaagagttacagaaaacgtttggcctctgttattgccaacaaagggtacgtaacaaagtattgagatgaacttttggtattgaccgaatacttattttccaacacgatttgtaaataaattccttaaaaatcaaacaatgtgattttctcccacattctgtctctcatggttgaggtttacccatgttgacaattacaggcctctctaatattttcaagtgggagaacttgcacaattagtggttgactacttatttgtcccactgtatatcgCAAAAGTcacaatgtcaattttttcccaatatcgttcagccgtaGCTATTGAAAATAGCTATAACGCAGAGCGaaacaaattatgaataaaaatcggaataataatacttGCATTCATGTCATGAATCTGATTCCAATGTAGATGCATTATTGCGCAGTGTACCTGAAcgaaccgcgtggctgacgtgtcagactgagggaggacttttttactttcacttttcatgttcagctgcggcggacagtaggcatgttgtgttgcacatgttctcaaataaatgattaaaaacctgacaaagctggcgattttacaacaataatagtcacccaaacttggaacggaggaggaccgctgAGATCATTGAcggtctacggccgtattgttgagccatataaaccgatgcgcaccccacactcatattttcctatcatttccatctgcctttcaaaggtaagcctcacctttttccttttttacaccacctgcactaacattgttggaacgcaTGCCgagttctctcacaagaaaatccgccgtgcatcagtcttgcgggaaaacaaactgtgacgctgtcataaattgtcactttttgagcatgttgtcggatgtagaaacattctcgcagtcggacatccgggcattaatggcaTCACCAGCCAcaccaaagcgtcgccatattgaaattgggtcaaaacacgagtcacaagcagttgctctgtcgtgcattgtagtacaaacgcgttaaacttttgtcttatttgcggtctttttttcccgtcggaatgactaaaagttgccgtgttgcgggttgtaacacaaggaagagttcggagcaggatttgaagttcttcattcttcctcgtgagaagaaaaggacaagcaattggctgaaagcaatcaatcgaggaacggTAAAAGAAGATGGTTCCATGGACCATTCTcaccagtgggaacctaaatccaggcacatttacgtttgcagctgacattttattactggtgagtaaactttaatcgaaaTTTTTTTGCccgaattagctgctaggattcaatagactaggcagtggttattattaccgtaaccgacaactcgcaaagcgttatttttcttttgtcgtgaactgctctgatcggtcaatctgtatattattggcctggtgggaattggttattttgccgtgacgtgttcatggCTAAATAAcgtttggaggcgaattaccggtcacGGCAagaataatcactccgtatatactaccagttttcttagttccacacagtacatattccacgtaattgataaatgtcaacttactgggtgactttatgaggtagttgtagatgtttctgaactccactgcaggcaattcctttggattgtttatccagctatcagctgcgactttgtatgggcagatttgcaggccaacacACGGTAATTTTAAGTtctatcgcctcctcgcgtctgtcggcagtgactcgtgataataataagtcatgtttaagacgtgtttatgaaaaaaagactcaaaacagctgaaatatatgaatttcagacaacgtttgtctatggatgtttacctgtgcgtgcccccttctcaaaatggcgacacgttactatgcgagatgacgtcattgtgacatcatgccgactgcgagaatggcgagtcaaattctaCGTCGTaagtcaaaaagatcgtgtgttgcagtgatcgtatgtcgaggtaccactgtactaagaAATAGCGGGCCAACGCGtgtgggttgcgattgctttataTGGAAAATCATGACTAATGTCGCGCAGAAGTGTAGTCCTGTGGTCTATCCCTTCGTCTTTCAAACTGGAAATGCGGGTTTGAATCCTGCTGGAGACCTTAATAGCTTTTGCTGCACAACCCTTTTCTggttgggttcaaattggaagggcagaacagacgacatgtttatgttgctaaagaaagacatatttttttttaacctcagcAGTGCCGCCCAGATTGAAATgcatcgtcaacaacaatggtgacctactgtactagttaaactagttttacaagttttattcagataaaaacatgaagaggggttttaatgtcaaattattatctcatactaacatttagcttttaagaattacatgtctttctatccgtggtaccctttaacagCTGTGCAAACAATTAAAAGGACTGAAAAAGATGCTCATCAACTGACTTCTCTTGTTGTTGAAGACCGACAAAGCGAGCGGCGTCTCTAAGTCCTTCAGCTCGATCTCCTCTCGACTTTTGCCCGCTTTCCAGAAATCCAACGCCGTCTCCACGATGCTTTCGCCGCCGGCGTTGCTGTGGCAACAAACATTTTCACATATGCAAGCAAAAAATGCCAGAACGGcattagggggggggggggggggggggggggagttacCTGAGAAAAATAAAGATGGCTTTGCGATAGGAGACGCCGTCAATCTTTTCGTAGTAGTCCAGGTAAGGCTTGATGCTGTCAATCAGGCCCGGGTGCATCTTGTCCATCTCATCGAAGATGAACATGGAGTGAGCGCAGCTGCTCACGTTGCCTTTAATCCACTGTTGCAGTTGAGTCTGGCACAAAAGTCAATATCCAGAAAACTGACGTTGAATCTATTTTGACCGGGAGGGAAATTTtgcaacccttttttttttttttttaaataatcatcACCAGAGGTGGGGAGCGTAGCCAAAacctttactcaagtaaaagtagtcatccaaaaattgtactccaaGATATAGAGAACCTcacacttaaagacttgtaagctaataagccacaatgatTCTCTTTTACGAAAATGTTatcagaaacacataaaatattgccattgatttaaaaatctaatatttagtacatgttttaacctacagagggcgccatcttttatgcgcgcaatggacgctcaggCTGATGACGTAGTTTTTCACTGTCCCTAGAAAAGCACTACCAGTGTTCTGTAATGCCTTGCTATGCGGCGAGACGTCAAACACATGctcacatcagttaaaagcagcaagtacttactatttgtgctaatattgtttttttttttttttttaccttttctttttttaaaaatattttttttcatgtgtttcCCCCTCatatttttaagcattgtgttttcttgtggtcgcTTGAAAGCCcactgttgatctgttgaccacattagtcatgtaaaGTATGTAAACCACTCTTGTTTGATAttcctacgtttaagtattttcttaaggcatctttagtatgttctgtctgtatgcatccaaacaaaacaagctgaaagtgcacgtttgtactttgggtgtcaaatttgcctcttgtaaaTGCTTCGCTggtgtagcatattttggcagaacaccggttttgtctcATCCcgtttttcctgttcattttacttttgctgttcgttttgtgaaatatcgacagtgcggtcatgctcattaatgggtctctcgggttcaaattgaaagggctgaataaGTGACATGTTTGTGTCGTAATCTGGAAGCCCGGTagcgtaacccagtgacgtcaacaacaatggcgacctactggttaaattttacaaattgtattaaaacgaaaacatcaagaggggtttaaaattattttaactcataaaaaaaaaaagtttaaggtAGATGCCGAATTGTGTGGCTCTGAAATTAAAGCTCTTTAAATTCGGTAGTCAACATtcaatttagtgctgcaacgattaatctattaactcgagtaattcgattagaaaaaagattcgaattaaattttgccgctttgagtattcgtttaattaaagtcgcattgtaatggtttgttttgaaagtattcacatttagttgtattgatttgggtggatacactgccctcagtggcgacagtgaatatggcataactcatttcacatggctgaatccatttgcagtttattggtatattttgccgtttttcatgggaatatgtgtttgaaccatttgttaagagctttgttttaaaaaagcttAATATTTTAAACAATAGTATATTGTTACCCCATTTTGCAATGACTAAAATAATACTAGTAAGTATTTCTGGCGtaaaagattaaaatgaaaacgcCGCTTGGTACCTTGTAAGTGTCCATCTGTCCGACGTGTGGAAAGTGAAGTTCGGCAGTGAAGACGTGCACAAATTGGCTGTCCATGCCTTCTTTGTAGATGTTCTCGGCAATGAGCGCGCTAGCAAAGTTCTTGCCCGTGCCGGTCCAGCCGTGTAGCGACAGAACCAGAGGCTTTTTTGGGTTGTCGTTGTTCATGAAGCCACTCACCGCCTTGCTGATTATATGTGACGCCAAGTGCTGCCCAAACAACTTGTTTCGCAGGTCCTCCTCCAAACCTGTCCACACCATGTTGCATtaatgcctgccattgacggtgatcgaCGTCTTATCCGTTTTTGACAGGTAGTCCCAATCACAACGGAAagaacgtctatcaccgtcaatgacactgaaccAATCATTTacttccacttcaaatgaattagacgtctatcgttgTAATTGACGGCCACAGAGTTAATCTAACCGTGATCGCACCATTGTAATAATAATGAGCGCATCTCACCTGTGGAATTGAAGGCGATCCATTTGTGATCGCAGCTTTCGTGTAAATAGTTATAAATGGTGCGGCTCAACGCGGCGCCGATTCCGAACATTATCGAGGTAGTAATGGGGTCAAAAGCGCCGACCAGCGACGCGACGGTCGACAAAATGTGCAGCCACAAACATGCCCGTGCGGCTTTCATTGTCGAACGCCGATTTTAAACACGTCGTGAGCTCGAAAAGCGAGCATAGCGCCAAAACGAAACTGGAGCGCAAGGAAGCTAGCTATGTAGCGCCAGGCGAGTCACTTCCGCCTACGACCATCTACGTCATCAAGTCGCGACCAAAACAACAGGTTGCTGCATGTTAGAATATTAACTTGCGGGTGGAGAAATAATGACAAAAACGTATTATTTGCAACTAATATGTTAAACGTGTATGTTGGTGTCACCTGTTCTGTTGAAGTTAATCCATTCGGGGCGGCAGCATTCGTGGAAATAGTAGAAGATGTTTTGGTAGCTGGCTAAAAATCCTGTCAAAGCGGCCGCCATGCCCACCGCGATGCTGGTGCCGATTGTCTCGATGACCGCCGAGCTGGCCGTGCACAGCAATAGCAGCGGCAGCACGACGTGGCGCCTCATCGCGGGTCTACCCGTCTACATACACCCGCGCTTAAAAGTTAAACAAGCGAATGTACTCGCCCGCACCGGAAATTTTGCCTCTGTGATCCGGAAGTAACTTCCGATAGCGTTACTGaacagcggccatcttaaagcagtaaacttctttgCCTGGCTCTTTTGCAGCGAATGTAAGGTGTGTGATGAGCGAGTGTAAGGGTTTGGTTTATAACCAAATTTAATAAAAGTGGCTATTATTCAGGCTTAAcgttggggaaaaaataataaacgtGCATGCGATAACTATTTTGTACTGTAGTGCATCCAGCTGTTCTCAAGAGGACGCTCAAGCCCGTAAAAATTAGGAAACGAAGAAGTCAAAACAAGATGGCGCCTTAGTTGTAGGATCTCCTAGCGATGTTTTATCTCGTAAATAAGATATATTTGTCTTTTTAAAATCGCTTTTAACATATTCATTACACATTTTAATTCGTATTGTGTTATTTGCGCTGCAGTGTCCTGCCTGACTGACAAGTTGTTGGTTTAGGGACGATATGAGCTGCTGTTGTGTTTATCAGCTGTGTTGACATCGCTCGGTGCTATTTGGAATCGCTGACCGCGGCATGGACACCGTGTCAGGCTCTGCCTCCGCTGGGACTCCCGGCTCCATATCTGACGAGATGGAGGGCCTTGGCGGCGGCGGCGTGCTTTTACCCCACCTGGGCGCCATAAAGACCGAACAGGGGCTGCCTGTAAGCGGCGCGGACGAGGCGGGCAACCCCAACGTGGCCATGGGTATCAAGTTCATCCTGCCCAACCGCTTCGACATGAACGTTTGCTCCCGGTTCGTCAAGTCACTCAACGAGGAGGACAGCAAGAACATCCAAGATCAGGTCAACTCCGACCTGGAGGTGGCGTCCGTGCTTTTCAAAGGTTCTCGTTCTAAACGCCTCACCGCTGTGTCATGAATGTGCATCAAGTACTGATAAAACGTCacattatgtgtgtgtgttaataaaagtaatatttttgaaagttattttaaaTGTGCATACAAATTAAAATCTACTTTGAAGTATCTgagcgccccccccaaaaaacccaCTAAAATTATGGTTAGGTCTatgttaaaagtattaaaaagacCGTGAGAAATACAGTTTGTAAATTATGTAAATCTAATTTTATGACATGcaattgaaatgcttcttgaaATCACATTTCTTAAATTTTACCTTCATCTTTTATGAAAaagataccgtaattttcattcTATAAACCGCAacatttttccctcattttgaatcctgcacttttagtccagtgcggattatttgtcgatttatttgggttaataggtaacactttgtttgacagcggcaacacaagaccttcataattatgacattaaggggcattaatgaatgctcatgaccaatgtgattaagtgtcatccgccaaactttgtcactaactccatatatgtccagctcgaatcttttacatccattcaaaagtgagatcatttgctggatgacacaaaatgacatctgtccaagggcgtaggtttgcatagggactgtagggacataacacgaccaacttttcaggatgcaaattgtccccacccacctttaagcaacctaatatgcattatataagttcagttatacaggtaatGTAGATTGGCTTCCCAaattttgtaaggatagaattgaccctaccattactaagtgaattattttcattatgttcaaacctACATTTATGACTTTACACTTGCTGAAtacgccggtccatttttttttccgcTTAATTGCACGTTTGataggctgatgacttgaccccccccccccccccccccccagacatgcacactcacacagccccgacagaaaaacatgtcgacaacatgccgcctcctcaacccccttgaagacgagggatattagttttttttttgtcggccagcagcagccactgtaagtaatgtaaaaagacatcaatgttgtggaggtggggaacacaccactaattttgctactgaaagtctgacctgtatcagcgttagcataacattaaactgtgtg
It includes:
- the tor1 gene encoding torsin family 1 isoform X2, which produces MKAARACLWLHILSTVASLVGAFDPITTSIMFGIGAALSRTIYNYLHESCDHKWIAFNSTGLEEDLRNKLFGQHLASHIISKAVSGFMNNDNPKKPLVLSLHGWTGTGKNFASALIAENIYKEGMDSQFVHVFTAELHFPHVGQMDTYKTQLQQWIKGNVSSCAHSMFIFDEMDKMHPGLIDSIKPYLDYYEKIDGVSYRKAIFIFLSNAGGESIVETALDFWKAGKSREEIELKDLETPLALSVFNNKRSGLWHTSLIDKNLVDFFVPFLPLEYKHVLQCALAAMQAQGAKPDAGVADKVAQDMLYFPKAERVFSVKGCKTIESKWEYYT
- the tor1 gene encoding torsin family 1 isoform X1, whose product is MRRHVVLPLLLLCTASSAVIETIGTSIAVGMAAALTGFLASYQNIFYYFHECCRPEWINFNRTGLEEDLRNKLFGQHLASHIISKAVSGFMNNDNPKKPLVLSLHGWTGTGKNFASALIAENIYKEGMDSQFVHVFTAELHFPHVGQMDTYKTQLQQWIKGNVSSCAHSMFIFDEMDKMHPGLIDSIKPYLDYYEKIDGVSYRKAIFIFLSNAGGESIVETALDFWKAGKSREEIELKDLETPLALSVFNNKRSGLWHTSLIDKNLVDFFVPFLPLEYKHVLQCALAAMQAQGAKPDAGVADKVAQDMLYFPKAERVFSVKGCKTIESKWEYYT